The sequence GGTTGGCTTGATTTATGCCCAAGAGGATAGTAGACCTCTTCGCCAATTGGAGACGATTATATGGTAGCTCACACGTTACAGCAGTATGAAAGATGATCCCAGTTTGTTCAGTGTGgtatttggagagaaatgaaTGGACATTTTGAGGACTGCGAGTAAGATGAGGAGcttaaaacctttttttaaaaatactttcttcttttgGGTAGCTTCTATACATTGTATTGAGCTAATTCTccgttgtttttgtttttttttctctcttttcctatTTCTAATTAGGAGTTCCTCCTGTATACTGTCCATGCACTTGGGCTGTCTTTTGCATTTCTAGTAAAatctttgattacctataagGAAAGGTCTTCGATTACCCATCTTTATCATTATGCAGTCAGCTATTACCCATCTTTATCATTTTGCAGTAAGCTAAAAAATATCGTCCTTTAAATTCTTGCATTGCTGTAGTTAGTAATTTGACTCCTTATTTGGCTTATTTTTGCATTGTTCTCTTGAACAAACAGAAGCAGTTGAAAGCTGGCGCAGAGAAAAACTAGATGAAGCTAAGCGACGGTTAACCAATACGGGAGGGACTTTGAATTCTACTATTCCACATGAGGAAGCTAGTATGGTCTTTGCTTTCATGGCTGTTTCTTTCGTGTTTGAGTCTGTTTGTATGCAGAAAACCTTTCAGATCACCATGCTCGAGTCTTTAAGGGATTCTAGTAAAATCATTGTTTTGACTGATGGCTAATTTCTGAAATGCATTTTTGTAGGGATGCTAGTCAGAGCCTTGGAGTCTGATTGGGCAGTGCTATCAGAAGAAATTGGCCTTTGGATACCTGTTGAAGTCATTAACAAAGAACATGATGATAAGCCCGAGGGTGACGAAGAGTTAGGTAATTGATTTTCTCCCCCTCTCAACCCtgtctcttctctctcttgAAAAGCACGTATATGATTCTGGTCTGCTGGAGATGTATAATAGCAATCGCCGtggtatatttttattttctccagAGGATCAAATTTTACCGGGCAGGCCTGTTCCACCTGAATGCCATGCTGAACTTCATACAGATTATGGTGGTGCAGCTGTTAGATGGGGCCTTACCCATCATAAAGAAAGTGCAGCTGACTGCTGTCAAGCTTGCCTGGATCAGGCTAAACGTGCCAACCCTGCTGAAAAGAAATGTAATATATGGGTTTATTGTCCGTCTGAGGCAGGGTGCCACTCTCCAGATATCTATAAACACAAACATCAGGAATGCTGGTTGAAATATGTAAGTTTGAGCCTTCCTCTTCATTATGTTGGCACTCATCTTCTTAAATACCCCCccttttcttattaaaaaaaaaaaaaaaatcaaattgtaGTATTTCCTCATTTACGTTAAGTTTTCATCCCCATTCACATTATTGG comes from Juglans microcarpa x Juglans regia isolate MS1-56 chromosome 8S, Jm3101_v1.0, whole genome shotgun sequence and encodes:
- the LOC121244930 gene encoding uncharacterized protein LOC121244930 produces the protein MALGRVRWGCSYRKTTLVVCCINIVIALYVLRSLYSSLYIYSGNVSRNVVNYTPDQIRKMEESIRIRRASEPLELVKLVKELKEGLSRGEVVVELPRPLKQKISDEILKSLKNLNVSANVTEQREAVESWRREKLDEAKRRLTNTGGTLNSTIPHEEARMLVRALESDWAVLSEEIGLWIPVEVINKEHDDKPEGDEELEDQILPGRPVPPECHAELHTDYGGAAVRWGLTHHKESAADCCQACLDQAKRANPAEKKCNIWVYCPSEAGCHSPDIYKHKHQECWLKYAEKPKINFKEKYSDSYRNSHPTAPFVVPWVSGVVSA